One Bacillus sp. 1780r2a1 DNA segment encodes these proteins:
- a CDS encoding polynucleotide kinase-phosphatase, translated as MGPSNSGKTTLLEAWIKKGYIKPSETVSSDQFRLLVGDTDFIEWTSHPKDEADILFQEYQTISQKAFETMDYIIETRAKLGKLTIVDATHLYEDDRKRYIDLAKRNHIPCIACLLDISMETLLERDETREFPRGKKRVKQQAQIFAKSKRSIKREGFRQQYVFTEEEINKLEVVRTKNKLELEVGTGIDVIGDVHACYEELIELLKRLGYEPNEEGLYTHPSGRKFLSVGDVMSRGPRSLETMLFFKSHVDANLAYMIDSNHGWKIARWLGGRNVTLSHGDEKVADEFTRYEEEHGTEQAEELKRELKDFLLEAPSHYILTKNNVRVAVVTHAGIRDDYIGKQSYHISDFCRYGDSEGFDDAGKPIRKDWYTNHHTKELIIWGHDCKVHPLVVNNTVNIDQGAVFGGSLTAFQYPEKQFVSVKAKENYSGTEDNPLTQWQKKRLDPPNIARFINGYSVLTDTYGDIKILEGTTKSAIDSVSHFTIPIEELVYIPPTMSPTPKPSALEEYLEHPKEAFDYYQSNGIQTMVVEKKHMGSRGVLLLFKDKKAAVHYVGRETLGTIYTRTGRSFFAKDVEKQILSTLNEDLTRANYFSKYNTDFVLLDAEILPWNLKAKELISSQYAHVAEVALLDRQKLKEKLEKAITQNQNVDSWLSEVNLKLKNAEIFNEVFQKYCWNIDGVEDIQIAPFHVLAHSNETFFQKTHMWHMERNAEFISLSDLFIKTDFMVVHDENSMNKAIEWWNSLTEEGHEGFVVKPETFIARNEKGKLLQPAIKVRGRKYLHIIYGMDYLLPENLQRLKQRNTGKKQKHALLEFALGIEGITRFVNKDSIERIHECALGTLALEMDPVDPRL; from the coding sequence ATGGGACCCTCAAATAGCGGTAAAACAACGCTGTTAGAGGCATGGATTAAAAAAGGCTATATAAAACCTTCTGAAACAGTGAGCTCAGACCAGTTCCGCTTGTTAGTAGGAGATACGGATTTTATTGAATGGACAAGCCATCCAAAAGATGAAGCAGACATATTGTTCCAAGAATACCAAACCATTTCCCAAAAAGCATTTGAAACAATGGATTATATCATTGAAACGAGGGCGAAACTGGGGAAATTAACGATCGTCGACGCAACGCATCTCTATGAAGACGACCGTAAAAGATATATTGACTTAGCGAAAAGAAATCATATACCGTGCATTGCATGTTTACTTGATATCTCAATGGAAACGTTGCTTGAACGTGATGAAACCAGAGAATTCCCACGTGGCAAAAAGCGAGTTAAACAGCAAGCGCAGATATTTGCTAAGAGCAAGCGGTCTATTAAACGCGAAGGATTTCGTCAACAGTACGTATTCACAGAAGAAGAGATCAATAAATTAGAAGTCGTTCGCACCAAAAATAAGCTTGAACTTGAGGTTGGAACGGGAATAGACGTAATTGGTGATGTTCACGCGTGCTATGAAGAGCTTATTGAACTGCTGAAGCGTCTTGGCTATGAACCAAATGAAGAAGGTCTGTACACACATCCAAGCGGACGGAAATTTCTATCAGTTGGAGACGTAATGAGCAGAGGTCCTCGTTCGCTTGAAACTATGCTGTTCTTCAAGAGTCACGTAGACGCTAACCTTGCGTATATGATTGACAGCAATCATGGTTGGAAAATTGCAAGGTGGCTAGGTGGCAGAAACGTCACGCTGTCCCACGGAGATGAAAAGGTAGCCGATGAGTTTACTCGCTATGAGGAAGAACACGGAACTGAACAAGCGGAAGAATTAAAGCGTGAGCTAAAAGACTTTTTGCTAGAAGCGCCGTCTCATTATATTCTGACAAAAAATAATGTACGGGTAGCTGTAGTAACGCATGCAGGCATAAGAGATGATTATATCGGAAAGCAGTCCTATCACATATCAGACTTTTGTCGATACGGAGATTCAGAAGGATTTGACGATGCCGGAAAGCCTATACGCAAAGATTGGTATACAAATCACCATACAAAAGAACTCATCATTTGGGGACATGACTGTAAAGTTCATCCTCTTGTTGTAAACAATACGGTTAACATTGATCAAGGGGCTGTATTTGGCGGTTCACTGACCGCTTTTCAGTATCCCGAAAAACAGTTTGTTTCTGTAAAAGCAAAAGAAAACTACTCTGGAACAGAGGACAATCCTCTTACACAGTGGCAGAAGAAAAGGTTAGATCCACCAAATATCGCACGTTTTATTAATGGCTATTCGGTACTCACTGACACATATGGAGATATTAAAATTCTTGAAGGAACGACCAAATCAGCAATTGACTCTGTTTCTCACTTCACGATTCCAATTGAAGAGCTTGTTTATATTCCGCCAACCATGAGCCCGACGCCGAAGCCTTCAGCGCTTGAAGAATATCTTGAGCATCCAAAAGAAGCATTTGATTACTATCAGTCAAATGGTATTCAAACAATGGTTGTTGAGAAGAAACATATGGGTAGCCGCGGCGTACTGCTATTATTTAAAGATAAGAAAGCTGCTGTTCATTACGTTGGTAGAGAAACGCTAGGAACTATATATACGCGTACAGGACGCTCCTTTTTTGCAAAAGACGTAGAGAAACAGATTTTATCAACTTTAAACGAAGACTTAACGCGTGCTAATTATTTCTCTAAATACAACACAGACTTTGTGCTGCTTGATGCTGAAATTTTGCCATGGAACTTAAAAGCAAAAGAATTGATTAGCTCTCAGTATGCGCACGTAGCAGAAGTTGCCCTGTTAGACCGACAGAAGCTAAAAGAAAAGCTAGAAAAAGCAATCACACAGAACCAAAACGTTGACTCGTGGCTATCTGAAGTCAATCTAAAGCTTAAAAATGCTGAGATTTTCAACGAAGTCTTCCAAAAGTACTGTTGGAATATTGACGGAGTAGAGGACATTCAAATTGCACCGTTTCACGTCTTAGCCCACAGCAACGAAACGTTTTTTCAAAAAACGCATATGTGGCATATGGAAAGAAACGCTGAGTTTATCTCGCTATCGGATTTATTTATTAAAACAGACTTTATGGTCGTGCATGACGAGAATTCCATGAACAAAGCGATTGAATGGTGGAACTCTCTTACGGAAGAAGGGCACGAAGGCTTTGTTGTGAAGCCGGAAACGTTTATCGCAAGAAATGAGAAAGGAAAGCTTCTACAGCCTGCGATTAAAGTGAGAGGGCGTAAATATCTTCATATCATTTACGGAATGGATTATTTATTACCTGAGAATCTTCAACGCTTAAAACAGCGGAACACTGGTAAAAAGCAAAAGCATGCGCTACTAGAGTTTGCTTTAGGTATCGAAGGAATTACGCGCTTTGTAAACAAAGATTCAATCGAGCGAATTCATGAATGTGCCCTTGGAACGCTTGCTCTTGAAATGGATCCTGTGGACCCTAGACTGTAA
- a CDS encoding RraA family protein — MSIIESFKTIPTTCISDAMAGLNNLDPSIKPLKEEYKVVGRAFTVKIPVGDNLMFLKAIKEAKPGDVLVVDAKGDTYRAIAGDFIVGLAQTLGINGIVVDGVIRDVVGVKQLNFPVFCKGTTVAASGKAGQGELNVPISCGGTAVHPGDIIVGDADGVVIIPKEHEQAILTKAAEKVKFDELRDQKVSGNRAEVINYLNDFLSKS; from the coding sequence ATGAGTATCATAGAATCATTTAAAACAATTCCAACTACGTGTATATCAGACGCGATGGCAGGATTAAACAATCTTGACCCGTCGATTAAGCCATTAAAAGAAGAATACAAAGTAGTTGGAAGAGCCTTTACCGTTAAAATACCTGTAGGTGACAACTTAATGTTTTTAAAAGCTATTAAAGAAGCGAAGCCAGGTGACGTATTAGTTGTAGATGCAAAAGGTGATACGTATAGAGCAATTGCTGGAGACTTTATCGTTGGGTTAGCGCAAACATTAGGCATTAATGGGATTGTCGTGGACGGAGTAATCCGTGATGTGGTCGGCGTAAAGCAGCTAAACTTTCCTGTTTTCTGTAAAGGAACAACTGTAGCAGCAAGCGGAAAAGCGGGGCAAGGTGAACTAAACGTCCCTATTTCATGCGGAGGCACCGCTGTTCATCCAGGCGATATCATTGTTGGTGATGCGGACGGAGTTGTAATCATTCCAAAAGAGCACGAGCAAGCTATCCTAACAAAAGCGGCTGAAAAAGTGAAGTTTGATGAGTTGCGTGACCAAAAAGTATCTGGAAATCGCGCTGAGGTTATAAATTACCTAAATGATTTTCTTTCAAAATCATAA
- a CDS encoding SDR family oxidoreductase — protein sequence MLSKVHVIVTGAGAGIGKEIVTSCLNEGARVVACDINEDSLNELKASYSTNKLSTYRVDIADYDSVKNFFKQITATFPGVNALVNNAGIYLAQNLLTYSEEDINKVIDVNVKGSVYFSQLFGRYLIEKQAYGTIVNMSSVSALEGSSDALYGLSKAAILGLTKSCAMNFSPYIRVNSVAPTMVDTSMMDSIPTWRKQEYLEHQLIKTPVFPRDVADTVVFLLSDKAKHYTGATFDLNNGGYLR from the coding sequence ATGTTGTCAAAAGTACATGTGATTGTAACTGGGGCAGGAGCTGGGATAGGGAAAGAAATTGTCACATCATGCTTAAATGAAGGAGCGCGTGTTGTCGCTTGTGATATCAACGAAGATTCATTAAATGAACTAAAGGCTTCATATTCAACTAATAAATTGTCTACATATAGAGTTGATATTGCAGATTATGACAGCGTGAAAAACTTCTTTAAACAAATTACAGCTACATTCCCAGGAGTTAATGCTCTAGTTAATAACGCTGGAATTTATTTAGCACAAAATTTACTTACATATTCAGAAGAAGACATTAACAAAGTAATAGATGTTAATGTAAAAGGCTCAGTTTATTTTTCTCAGCTTTTCGGAAGATACCTCATCGAAAAACAAGCGTATGGCACAATTGTTAATATGTCTTCAGTTTCAGCATTAGAAGGAAGTTCCGATGCTCTATACGGTTTATCTAAAGCTGCTATACTCGGATTAACAAAAAGTTGCGCTATGAATTTTTCGCCGTATATACGAGTCAATTCTGTGGCTCCAACAATGGTGGATACATCTATGATGGATAGCATTCCAACGTGGCGCAAACAAGAGTATTTGGAACACCAGCTAATTAAAACACCGGTTTTTCCTCGTGACGTAGCTGATACGGTAGTATTTTTGTTATCAGATAAAGCCAAGCATTATACAGGAGCTACATTTGATCTTAATAACGGTGGATATTTACGTTGA
- a CDS encoding 3' terminal RNA ribose 2'-O-methyltransferase Hen1, producing the protein MQLSMKVKGEGAENVSRLIAKNPSNPYERKEKGQNVRLAFTTFKSDEAEFIIYVDVDPIELVKSGSNHFDITHYINDREFAVSSLFCSYIRKALGTALNGKPKEEYSEWVHHAFNLEVSFGPIASHLADKRIQELFEPMGYAVEIERGNIDYTFDLKTRSTARYVTLKGEVTVQQALQHLFILIPVLDNFKHYFLDEREIEKIERYGEGWLDSHPLKSYIYEQSLRFKDLVQQANVATNTEKKTNAHTAKDKIPLNELRYQAILKKVQSLPAKGKVVDFGSGEGKLATRLGFIPTIGEILAVEPSQSAQLKALARFEKAAAKPNFIQPRSVWGSLFYYDSQLQGADIIILCEVIEHINEERLPAIMKTIFALYQPKSLIVTTPNQEYNAVYQMNEAMRHADHRFEWSRQEFVSWCEAWTHDFPYSITIEGIGEESDEYGAPTQMCTFERKEGDN; encoded by the coding sequence ATGCAGCTCAGTATGAAAGTAAAAGGAGAAGGTGCAGAAAACGTATCGCGGTTAATTGCAAAGAATCCTTCCAATCCTTATGAACGAAAAGAAAAAGGACAGAATGTAAGGTTAGCTTTCACGACCTTTAAATCTGACGAAGCGGAATTTATTATATACGTTGATGTGGATCCTATTGAACTTGTAAAAAGCGGGTCCAATCACTTTGATATTACGCACTATATCAACGACCGTGAATTTGCGGTCAGCAGCTTGTTTTGTTCCTACATACGCAAAGCGCTCGGAACAGCTTTAAATGGCAAGCCCAAAGAAGAATATAGCGAATGGGTACATCATGCTTTTAATCTTGAAGTTAGCTTTGGTCCTATTGCCTCACATTTAGCTGATAAGCGAATCCAGGAGCTCTTCGAACCCATGGGCTATGCTGTTGAAATAGAGCGAGGAAACATTGATTATACGTTTGATTTAAAAACACGAAGCACTGCTCGTTACGTAACCTTAAAAGGAGAAGTCACAGTCCAACAAGCGCTTCAGCATCTATTTATTTTAATCCCAGTCCTAGATAACTTTAAGCACTACTTTTTGGATGAACGAGAAATTGAAAAAATAGAGCGCTACGGCGAAGGTTGGCTAGATTCTCATCCCTTAAAAAGTTATATCTATGAGCAGTCGCTTCGCTTTAAAGACCTTGTTCAACAAGCGAACGTAGCAACTAATACGGAAAAGAAAACGAACGCTCACACAGCGAAAGATAAAATCCCACTCAATGAACTGCGCTATCAGGCAATTCTTAAAAAAGTACAGTCACTTCCTGCTAAAGGAAAAGTTGTAGACTTTGGTTCAGGTGAAGGAAAGCTAGCTACTCGTTTAGGATTTATTCCAACCATAGGTGAAATTTTAGCAGTAGAGCCTTCGCAATCTGCACAGCTAAAAGCATTAGCGCGATTTGAAAAAGCTGCTGCCAAACCAAACTTCATTCAGCCTCGTTCTGTTTGGGGATCGTTATTTTATTATGATTCACAGCTTCAAGGCGCCGACATCATCATTTTGTGTGAAGTGATTGAGCATATCAATGAAGAACGACTGCCTGCCATTATGAAGACAATCTTTGCTCTTTATCAACCAAAATCACTAATTGTGACAACGCCAAACCAAGAATACAATGCCGTTTATCAGATGAATGAAGCCATGAGACACGCGGATCATCGTTTTGAATGGAGTAGACAAGAGTTTGTAAGTTGGTGTGAGGCTTGGACGCATGATTTTCCTTACTCCATAACCATTGAGGGCATTGGAGAAGAAAGCGACGAGTATGGAGCACCAACACAAATGTGTACGTTTGAACGAAAAGAGGGAGACAATTGA
- a CDS encoding alpha/beta hydrolase, translating to MLQPKEYDKLLGILETSAETKEVDGIHSVIKHIPDLHIAGDLDPRVLKVISSYTNHSEEEQTEPANVSIEAIRASMGWLNRDVTTTEITTELISIPSKEHNIPARIYRPISNGILPAVVFFHGGGFIGGSLKTVENPCKALAEKAQAAVVSVDYRLAPEHPFPAGLEDCLAAVSWVHENAENLGINKEQLAVCGDSAGGNLAAVCSLLDSQQGTNRIKYQALIYPVVNPGRIDTEDHRWDINEYEVFHHHELIKGVILALAGSSSMLNKLYLQGADVTDIRVSPLLADDLNGLPETLIINAEYDYLRLQAEAYARKLARSGVKTKMIQYKGMDHAFIDKIGDYPQAEDCINEIAKELKSAFRINC from the coding sequence ATGCTTCAACCAAAAGAGTATGACAAGCTTCTCGGTATTTTGGAAACTTCAGCGGAAACAAAAGAAGTAGATGGCATACATAGCGTAATTAAACATATACCAGATTTACATATAGCTGGAGATTTAGATCCACGTGTTTTAAAAGTAATCAGCAGTTATACAAATCATTCAGAGGAAGAACAAACAGAACCTGCAAATGTTTCAATTGAAGCCATTCGAGCTAGCATGGGCTGGCTTAATAGAGACGTTACAACTACAGAAATTACAACAGAGTTAATCAGCATTCCGAGCAAAGAGCATAATATTCCTGCACGCATCTATCGCCCTATATCGAATGGTATCTTACCAGCAGTCGTGTTTTTTCACGGAGGAGGGTTTATTGGAGGAAGCTTAAAAACGGTTGAAAACCCTTGTAAAGCACTAGCTGAAAAAGCGCAAGCAGCGGTTGTTTCTGTCGATTACCGCTTAGCTCCTGAACATCCATTTCCAGCTGGCTTAGAGGATTGTCTAGCTGCAGTGAGCTGGGTGCATGAAAATGCTGAAAACCTCGGAATAAATAAAGAACAACTAGCAGTTTGTGGCGATAGCGCCGGTGGCAACTTAGCTGCAGTTTGCAGTTTACTTGATTCACAGCAAGGAACAAATCGAATTAAATACCAAGCGCTTATTTACCCCGTCGTGAACCCTGGGCGAATTGATACAGAAGATCATAGATGGGACATAAATGAATATGAAGTTTTTCATCATCATGAGCTAATTAAAGGGGTTATTCTAGCATTAGCTGGCTCTAGCTCAATGCTCAATAAGCTGTATCTACAGGGAGCGGATGTTACTGATATACGCGTATCTCCTTTATTAGCCGATGATTTAAATGGTCTTCCAGAAACTCTTATTATTAATGCTGAATATGACTATCTCCGCTTACAAGCCGAAGCGTATGCTAGAAAGCTTGCACGATCTGGGGTTAAAACAAAAATGATTCAGTATAAAGGAATGGACCACGCTTTTATAGATAAGATTGGAGATTATCCGCAAGCAGAAGATTGTATCAATGAAATTGCAAAGGAACTTAAAAGTGCATTTAGAATCAATTGCTAG
- a CDS encoding cytochrome P450, translating into MNIKSLDLFSQKFHQNPYEYYEQIRPHEPFAKVKLYTEAPDSWMAFTYEAAEAVLKDERFIKDMRTVFPGEMTDENVPPISQTMLFADPPNHRRLRSLVQSGFTPKKIMGLSGRIEEIAREQAEKMKEHETVDFIEAYAFPIPIIVICELLGVPQEDQLDFQRWSNVLVDINEASQYDEVLMEFMMYLEKLIYSRRQSPQNDLLSHLIQAEEDGDKLTATELYGVVMLLIVAGHETTVNLISNGLLALLTHPGQLDLLKNDPSLISKAIDEFLRYNGPVEFSTDRWARESFTFMGQQVQKGDHVIVSLASADRDPEIFSNPEKLDITREKNPHLAFGKGIHYCLGAPLARLEGEVAIRVLLEEFPNVGLAANLSDLEWRQSFIIRGLKELPIRLTLR; encoded by the coding sequence ATGAATATTAAGTCACTTGATTTATTTTCACAGAAGTTCCACCAAAACCCTTACGAATACTATGAACAAATTCGTCCGCATGAACCGTTTGCAAAGGTAAAGCTTTATACAGAAGCTCCTGATTCCTGGATGGCTTTTACATATGAAGCTGCCGAAGCTGTGCTAAAAGACGAGCGCTTTATCAAAGATATGCGCACCGTTTTTCCTGGCGAAATGACGGATGAAAACGTACCGCCGATTTCACAAACGATGCTTTTTGCAGACCCACCGAATCATCGTCGTCTCCGCAGTCTTGTCCAAAGTGGCTTTACCCCTAAGAAAATTATGGGTTTAAGCGGACGCATTGAAGAAATTGCGCGTGAGCAAGCTGAAAAAATGAAAGAACACGAGACAGTTGATTTTATTGAAGCATACGCATTTCCAATTCCTATTATTGTGATTTGTGAACTTCTCGGTGTTCCACAAGAAGATCAGCTTGATTTCCAGCGTTGGTCAAACGTATTGGTCGATATTAACGAAGCTTCTCAGTACGACGAAGTATTGATGGAGTTTATGATGTACTTAGAAAAACTAATTTATAGCAGGCGGCAATCACCACAAAATGATTTATTATCTCATTTAATTCAGGCAGAGGAAGACGGAGATAAGCTTACTGCTACTGAATTGTATGGTGTTGTCATGCTGCTTATCGTTGCGGGTCATGAAACGACTGTAAATCTCATTTCAAACGGCTTGCTTGCACTTCTTACTCACCCTGGCCAGCTGGATTTATTAAAGAATGATCCTTCCTTGATTTCAAAAGCCATTGACGAATTTTTACGATACAATGGTCCAGTCGAATTCAGCACGGACCGATGGGCACGTGAATCCTTTACCTTTATGGGGCAGCAAGTTCAAAAAGGAGATCACGTGATTGTGTCACTCGCTTCAGCTGATCGAGACCCAGAAATATTTTCAAACCCTGAGAAACTTGACATTACACGAGAGAAAAATCCTCACTTAGCGTTTGGTAAAGGAATTCACTATTGCCTAGGGGCTCCACTTGCGCGATTAGAAGGTGAAGTTGCGATTCGCGTGCTGCTTGAAGAATTTCCAAACGTAGGCCTTGCTGCTAATTTGTCTGATTTAGAATGGCGACAAAGCTTTATTATTCGAGGTCTAAAAGAACTTCCAATTCGTCTAACTTTACGTTAA
- a CDS encoding GNAT family N-acetyltransferase: MITSEDLTIRAFTFHDAEAMLALQIKNRLFFEEFALTRQDDFYTVAGQIEKIKDAALKAQEDKEYYFGIFENHEEKLIGTISLFNIVRGASQSAIIGYFLDKDYNGKGYMTQATKLFVTYAFTKLNLHRIQAEVQPHNVGSIRVLEKAGFHQEGLATKNLKIRGEWKDHQVLAIINPAD, encoded by the coding sequence ATGATTACAAGTGAAGATTTAACAATTCGAGCATTTACATTTCATGATGCAGAAGCTATGCTTGCTCTGCAAATAAAAAACCGCTTATTTTTTGAAGAGTTTGCGCTTACTCGTCAGGATGATTTTTATACAGTAGCTGGTCAGATTGAAAAAATAAAAGATGCTGCGTTAAAAGCTCAGGAAGACAAAGAGTATTACTTTGGTATTTTCGAAAACCATGAAGAAAAGCTAATAGGAACCATTAGCCTTTTTAACATCGTGCGAGGAGCATCACAAAGCGCCATTATCGGCTACTTTTTAGATAAAGACTACAACGGTAAAGGTTATATGACTCAAGCAACAAAGCTATTTGTTACCTATGCATTTACTAAATTAAATTTACATCGCATTCAAGCCGAAGTTCAGCCTCATAACGTTGGGTCGATACGCGTCTTGGAAAAAGCAGGATTTCATCAAGAAGGCCTTGCAACGAAAAATCTTAAAATCAGGGGAGAATGGAAGGACCATCAGGTGTTAGCGATTATTAATCCGGCTGATTGA
- a CDS encoding MFS transporter produces the protein MKTILNKDYWIFGLFFALYFFIWAACTPFLSIWLQNVGGLSSTEVGIIFSAMAISALCLQPFFGIISDKLGLRKNLLWGFIILLVFIAPFFIYLFPYLLKTNIILGAVVGGAYLGACFNGGSGTIEAYIEKVSQVNSFEYGQVRMFGCIGAATGTYLTGAFFATNPNLIFIISSVVAVVLGILFSFAKTKQTNLGTTTEEIEKQKAEATSKESVLAIFKNRKFWWLTLYVVGVTCIYEVFDQQFAIYFTHFFSTEAEGTRVFGNLYTTQIIMEAVVMLLAPFFIRKIGAKNALIYAGVIMSFRILGSSFADGPIMISALKLLHAIEVPVLLVAIFKYITANFDIRLSATIYLIGFQFSKQLGAIFLSAIAGSMYDTAGFKNAYLLLGLIAITFTIISMFTLSNDKKAKKKEQRDPELVNAV, from the coding sequence ATGAAAACTATACTAAACAAGGATTATTGGATTTTTGGCTTGTTTTTTGCCCTTTACTTCTTTATTTGGGCAGCATGTACACCATTTTTATCAATTTGGCTACAAAATGTTGGGGGATTAAGTTCAACTGAAGTAGGGATTATCTTTTCAGCAATGGCCATTTCAGCACTTTGCTTGCAGCCGTTTTTCGGAATTATTTCAGACAAGCTAGGTCTGCGTAAAAACTTACTGTGGGGTTTTATTATTTTATTAGTATTTATTGCACCGTTTTTTATCTACTTATTTCCGTATTTATTAAAAACAAATATCATTCTTGGAGCAGTTGTTGGAGGCGCTTACCTTGGTGCTTGTTTTAACGGTGGATCTGGAACAATTGAAGCTTACATCGAAAAAGTTAGTCAAGTAAACTCGTTCGAGTATGGACAAGTTCGTATGTTTGGTTGCATCGGAGCAGCTACGGGTACGTACTTAACAGGGGCATTTTTCGCCACAAACCCTAACTTAATCTTCATCATTAGCTCAGTTGTAGCGGTAGTGTTAGGTATTCTGTTCTCGTTTGCGAAAACGAAGCAAACCAATTTAGGAACAACAACCGAAGAAATCGAAAAACAAAAAGCAGAAGCAACATCAAAAGAATCGGTATTAGCTATCTTTAAAAATAGAAAGTTCTGGTGGTTAACACTTTACGTTGTTGGGGTAACGTGCATTTACGAAGTGTTTGACCAACAGTTTGCGATTTACTTTACGCATTTCTTTAGCACCGAAGCAGAAGGTACACGCGTTTTTGGGAACCTTTACACAACTCAAATTATCATGGAAGCAGTTGTTATGCTCTTGGCGCCGTTCTTCATTCGTAAAATCGGTGCAAAGAACGCTTTAATCTACGCAGGTGTAATCATGTCGTTTCGCATTTTGGGTTCGAGCTTTGCGGACGGCCCAATTATGATTAGTGCGTTAAAGCTTCTGCATGCAATAGAAGTCCCTGTTTTACTGGTTGCTATTTTTAAATACATTACAGCAAACTTTGATATTCGCTTATCCGCAACGATTTACTTAATTGGCTTCCAATTCTCAAAACAGCTAGGCGCTATTTTCCTTTCTGCAATTGCAGGGAGCATGTACGATACGGCCGGTTTTAAAAACGCTTACTTGCTGTTAGGGTTGATTGCTATCACGTTTACAATCATTTCAATGTTTACACTTTCAAATGATAAAAAAGCGAAAAAGAAAGAACAAAGAGACCCAGAGCTGGTTAACGCAGTATAA
- a CDS encoding phosphotransferase, whose amino-acid sequence MDSNHNEQEEVLTGGNVSAVYRKGSTVRRDVKPNSFRIHKLLTHLENKDFNFAPKFLGVDEKNREVLSFIEGEAGNYPLKTYMWHDDTLKEIAKMLRLYHDAVSDFSFSEDWKPIDKTPNYLEVLCHNDFAIYNIIFNNQKPVGIIDFDLAAPGPRLWDIVYTLYTCVPLSRHYHNEEAETIHYDAEKGANRIKQRIELFFEAYDVPGIEKNYLETVVLRLEGLCAYMKRKAEEGDTAFQQMIKQGHFDHYQEDIAFIRKYGKDWL is encoded by the coding sequence GTGGATTCTAATCATAACGAACAAGAAGAAGTGTTAACAGGGGGAAACGTTTCAGCGGTTTATCGTAAAGGGAGTACGGTACGAAGAGATGTGAAGCCAAACAGTTTTCGAATTCACAAGTTATTAACACACTTAGAAAATAAGGATTTTAACTTTGCACCCAAGTTTTTAGGTGTTGATGAAAAAAACAGAGAAGTTTTATCATTTATTGAAGGAGAAGCAGGGAACTACCCGTTAAAAACCTATATGTGGCATGATGATACTTTAAAAGAAATTGCTAAGATGCTAAGACTTTATCATGATGCTGTAAGCGACTTTTCATTTTCAGAAGATTGGAAGCCCATTGATAAAACACCAAATTACCTAGAGGTACTATGTCATAACGATTTTGCCATTTATAATATAATTTTCAATAATCAAAAACCAGTCGGCATTATTGACTTCGACCTTGCAGCCCCCGGTCCGAGACTTTGGGATATTGTGTATACGCTTTACACGTGTGTTCCGTTAAGCAGGCATTATCACAATGAGGAAGCTGAAACCATTCATTATGACGCCGAAAAAGGTGCAAATCGCATCAAACAAAGAATAGAGCTATTTTTTGAAGCCTATGATGTTCCAGGAATTGAAAAGAATTACTTAGAAACGGTGGTGCTCCGGCTGGAAGGATTATGTGCATATATGAAGCGTAAAGCAGAAGAAGGAGATACTGCTTTTCAACAAATGATAAAACAAGGTCACTTTGATCACTATCAAGAAGATATTGCATTCATTCGTAAGTACGGTAAAGACTGGCTATAA